In Fibrobacter sp., a single genomic region encodes these proteins:
- the purU gene encoding formyltetrahydrofolate deformylase produces the protein MATTRYILQIHCPDQKGLIAGTTQVLAKAGANIVDLQQHTAKDIETFFLRAVFEAEPENIEEVRKHLETLEGHLQLNWKLFDTSKTERVAIFVSKTDHCLYDLLLKKRDGDLPCEFSCIVGNHTDLAGVGGSFGVPFYYVPSNPDKNIPENRFREIIEETKTDTVVLARYMQILSAAFTEEFKYRIINIHHGFLPAFKGAKPYHQAWNKGVKIIGATAHFATEDLDQGPIIAQDIQRVPETASIDELVELGKDIEKRTLSQALKLWLEHRVFVVAGRTFIL, from the coding sequence ATGGCTACAACACGTTACATTTTGCAGATTCATTGCCCTGACCAAAAGGGCCTTATCGCAGGTACCACCCAAGTTCTCGCCAAAGCAGGCGCCAACATTGTGGACTTGCAACAGCACACCGCCAAGGATATCGAGACTTTCTTCCTCCGAGCTGTTTTCGAGGCTGAACCCGAAAATATCGAAGAAGTCCGCAAGCACTTGGAAACCCTGGAAGGGCATCTCCAGCTGAACTGGAAATTGTTCGACACCTCCAAAACCGAACGCGTCGCAATTTTCGTGTCCAAGACAGACCACTGCCTTTACGATCTGCTCCTGAAAAAGCGCGACGGCGATCTGCCCTGCGAATTCAGCTGCATCGTCGGCAACCACACGGACCTCGCCGGAGTCGGCGGATCCTTCGGCGTTCCCTTCTACTATGTTCCGTCCAATCCGGATAAGAACATCCCGGAAAACCGTTTCCGCGAAATCATCGAAGAAACCAAGACCGACACTGTGGTTCTCGCCCGCTATATGCAGATTCTTTCTGCAGCATTCACCGAAGAATTCAAGTACCGCATCATCAACATCCACCACGGCTTCCTCCCGGCATTCAAGGGCGCAAAGCCCTACCACCAGGCATGGAACAAGGGTGTGAAGATTATCGGTGCAACAGCCCACTTCGCCACAGAAGACTTGGACCAGGGTCCTATCATCGCCCAGGATATCCAGCGAGTTCCTGAAACAGCCAGCATTGATGAACTGGTGGAACTGGGTAAGGATATCGAAAAGCGCACCCTTTCCCAGGCTCTTAAACTTTGGCTTGAACATCGTGTATTTGTCGTAGCCGGCAGAACCTTTATTCTGTAA
- the pyrE gene encoding orotate phosphoribosyltransferase: protein MTKTDAFVNFLVESGALKFGDFVTKSGRNTPYFINTGEFRTGASLSKLAEFYAAAFVEHFDGKATNLYGPAYKGIPLCAATAMKLSDVYAKNLTFTYNRKEVKDHGEGGSLVGYKYAEKTNVVIIEDVITAGTSVNETLQILKNIENANVIGLLISVDRKEKLDNGKSALQTVQDEYGIEAHSIVNINDIIAFLEKEENRKAINAPEGILEKVYAYREQWGAK from the coding sequence ATGACTAAGACTGACGCTTTCGTTAACTTCCTCGTTGAATCTGGAGCTCTGAAGTTTGGTGACTTCGTTACCAAGAGCGGCCGTAATACTCCGTACTTCATCAACACTGGAGAATTCCGTACCGGAGCATCCCTTTCCAAGCTGGCAGAATTCTACGCAGCAGCATTCGTGGAACATTTTGACGGCAAGGCAACCAACCTTTATGGTCCCGCCTACAAGGGCATTCCCCTGTGTGCAGCTACCGCCATGAAGCTTTCCGATGTATACGCCAAGAACCTGACCTTCACCTACAACCGTAAGGAAGTCAAGGACCACGGCGAAGGCGGATCTCTGGTAGGTTACAAGTACGCCGAAAAGACCAATGTGGTGATCATTGAAGACGTGATTACCGCTGGTACTTCCGTGAACGAAACCCTGCAGATTCTCAAGAACATCGAGAATGCCAATGTCATCGGCCTCTTGATTTCTGTGGACCGTAAGGAAAAGTTGGACAACGGCAAATCCGCCTTGCAGACCGTCCAGGATGAATACGGCATCGAAGCCCACTCCATCGTGAACATCAACGACATTATCGCCTTCCTGGAAAAGGAAGAAAACCGCAAGGCAATCAACGCTCCCGAAGGCATCTTGGAAAAGGTGTACGCCTATCGCGAACAGTGGGGCGCTAAGTAA